A single Natrinema pellirubrum DSM 15624 DNA region contains:
- a CDS encoding DUF7836 family putative zinc-binding protein: MDTTTVQLLCPECTKDWQVSPDELPAAAEMFHCPNCHASHRTAEFMRTDRDLQTLKQLG, from the coding sequence ATGGATACGACGACCGTCCAGTTACTGTGTCCCGAATGTACCAAAGACTGGCAGGTCTCCCCGGACGAACTCCCCGCAGCTGCGGAGATGTTCCACTGCCCGAACTGCCATGCCTCCCACCGGACCGCCGAGTTCATGCGGACGGATCGTGACCTCCAGACGCTGAAACAGCTCGGCTAG
- a CDS encoding FAD-dependent oxidoreductase produces the protein MSDQPRVEIYTKTDCPYCEKAKDLFDSKGIEYETYNVTDDDELFEEMVERADGRQTAPEVFIDDELIGGWDDTSALNETGELDEKLGIAEDTDDEIVEHRKLVIAGTGIAGLTAAIYAGRSNNEPLVIEGDEPGGQLTLTTDVANYPGFPDGIGGPELVNNMKEQAKQFGADLKNGIIESVDDSRRPFRVEMKDGDVYTADAVIAASGASARTLGIPGEDELMGYGLSTCATCDGAFFRGEDMLVVGGGDAAMEEATFLTKFADTVYIAHRREEFRAEDYWVDRVQEKVEEGEIEIMKNTELIEIHGSQEDGVDHVTLVENEQGHPTDRLDDPETEEFDFDVGAVFFAIGHTPNTDYLENTGVETDADGYLKTKGGDGGDQTETDVPGIFGAGDVVDYHYQQAVTAAGMGSKAALDADEYLEDLERAESAAGEVEPTAADD, from the coding sequence ATGAGCGACCAGCCACGCGTCGAGATTTATACGAAGACTGATTGTCCGTATTGCGAGAAGGCCAAAGATCTCTTCGACAGCAAAGGCATCGAGTACGAGACGTACAACGTCACCGACGACGACGAACTCTTCGAGGAGATGGTCGAGCGCGCGGACGGCCGCCAGACCGCTCCCGAGGTGTTCATCGACGACGAACTCATCGGTGGCTGGGACGACACCTCCGCGCTGAACGAGACCGGCGAACTCGACGAAAAGCTGGGCATCGCCGAGGACACCGACGATGAGATCGTCGAACACCGCAAACTCGTCATCGCCGGCACCGGCATCGCCGGCCTCACCGCCGCCATCTACGCCGGCCGCTCGAACAACGAGCCACTGGTCATCGAAGGCGACGAACCCGGCGGTCAGCTCACCCTGACTACCGACGTCGCCAACTACCCCGGCTTCCCCGACGGCATCGGCGGCCCGGAACTGGTCAACAACATGAAAGAGCAGGCAAAACAGTTCGGTGCTGACCTGAAAAACGGTATCATCGAGTCCGTCGATGACTCGAGACGTCCCTTCCGCGTCGAGATGAAAGACGGCGACGTCTACACCGCCGACGCCGTCATCGCCGCCTCGGGTGCCAGCGCCCGCACGCTCGGGATCCCCGGCGAGGACGAACTCATGGGCTACGGTCTCTCGACGTGTGCGACCTGTGACGGCGCGTTCTTCCGCGGCGAGGACATGCTCGTCGTCGGCGGCGGCGACGCCGCCATGGAGGAAGCAACCTTCCTCACGAAGTTCGCCGACACCGTCTACATCGCCCACCGCCGCGAGGAGTTCCGCGCGGAGGACTACTGGGTCGATCGCGTTCAGGAGAAAGTCGAGGAGGGCGAGATCGAGATCATGAAAAACACCGAACTGATCGAGATCCACGGCTCTCAGGAAGACGGCGTCGACCACGTCACCCTCGTCGAAAACGAGCAGGGCCACCCCACCGACCGCCTCGACGACCCCGAGACCGAGGAGTTCGACTTCGACGTCGGCGCGGTCTTCTTCGCGATCGGCCACACCCCCAACACCGACTACCTCGAGAACACCGGTGTCGAAACCGATGCCGACGGCTACCTGAAAACGAAGGGCGGCGACGGCGGCGACCAGACCGAAACCGATGTCCCCGGAATCTTCGGGGCTGGCGACGTCGTCGACTACCACTACCAGCAGGCCGTCACCGCGGCCGGCATGGGCTCGAAGGCCGCCCTGGACGCTGACGAGTATCTGGAGGACCTCGAGCGCGCCGAGTCCGCCGCCGGGGAAGTCGAACCTACGGCCGCGGACGACTAA
- a CDS encoding DUF357 domain-containing protein gives MAADLEEKTNRYGELLAEALEEATIAPPEGTPMAEAAADCYEMAASYLDDGNHFREQDDLVNALASFSYGHAWLDAGARVGLFDVPREGHLFTVE, from the coding sequence ATGGCCGCCGATCTCGAGGAGAAGACGAACCGGTACGGAGAGTTGCTCGCGGAGGCGCTCGAGGAGGCGACGATCGCACCGCCTGAGGGGACACCGATGGCCGAGGCGGCCGCCGACTGCTACGAGATGGCGGCGTCGTATCTGGACGACGGCAACCATTTTCGGGAGCAGGACGACCTCGTCAACGCACTGGCGTCGTTTTCGTACGGACACGCGTGGCTGGACGCGGGTGCCCGGGTCGGACTGTTCGACGTCCCGAGGGAGGGGCATCTCTTCACCGTCGAGTAG
- a CDS encoding efflux RND transporter permease subunit has translation MTAGERIETATETLNDVIIARSRTVVIGFLVLTVVFAGGFGLVTTDTDSTDSFTEDLPEQDALDSVNEEFEGPFQTSDETTQLVHTGDNVLTKEGLIRSLLVLERVEQREDLRMESANGPAPLIAQAIDPTATTPAEQRQVIESATTTEIRQAIREQSDDPTFKRTLSTDFNPTAASASASITVISHDIPNEFTDDDLTDIQLSIKSIASDQTGDIRAFGSGITDAETANVIGDSMTLVMPVVVLLLLAFLAISYRDPIDLALGLLALLMTVIWTFGFLGYSGIPFNQQMVSVPVLLLAVGVDFGIHIVNRYREETVQGYEPLEAMRTANNQLMVAFVIVTVTTVFGFGANVISDLGPIRNMGIASSVGIIFTFFIFGIFLPAAKLEVDQLRERFGIPEFGSDPIASEDSSLGRLLAMPAKASRHAPLVFVIVLIVIGGAAAGYGAGVDTSFDTEDFLPPEEQPAYVSYVPAPLAPNEYTVTETINLLEDKFATDQDESVKIYVEGSFEDDHALEALADPNDDPPSNLAVGSGGEAEARSIITVIQAHAAEDPEFAALVDRNDRNDNDIPDRNLDLIYDELFASSAGSQAEQYLTEDRRKAQVEYAIDGDASQQAVAADAAEFATDFRYEATATGNIVVFAAVTDLIFSSSVQGLILAIGLTAVFLVITYAALERKPLLGIVNVFPILIAIALLIATMRLLGMSLNALTGTILSISVGLGIAYSVHTTHRFVDELSETNDAFTAITRTLSGTGGALMGSMLTTSLGTGALALAITPVLGDFGLLMALSVAYSFVTSIVALPPAMLLWARYNDSTSLWKRLVATSDVYE, from the coding sequence ATGACAGCGGGCGAGCGAATCGAGACTGCGACCGAAACCCTCAATGACGTGATCATCGCCCGATCACGAACAGTCGTGATCGGGTTTCTGGTCCTCACCGTCGTCTTCGCCGGTGGATTCGGACTGGTCACCACCGATACGGATTCGACGGACTCGTTTACCGAAGACCTCCCGGAACAGGACGCGCTTGACTCCGTCAACGAGGAGTTCGAAGGCCCGTTCCAGACCTCGGACGAGACGACACAGCTCGTCCATACCGGAGATAACGTTCTGACCAAGGAAGGCCTCATCCGGAGTCTGCTGGTCCTCGAACGCGTCGAACAGCGCGAGGACCTCCGCATGGAGTCGGCGAACGGACCCGCACCGCTTATCGCTCAGGCGATCGATCCGACGGCGACCACACCGGCCGAACAGCGGCAGGTAATCGAATCCGCGACGACTACCGAGATTCGACAGGCGATCCGGGAGCAGAGCGACGATCCCACGTTTAAGCGCACCCTGTCCACGGATTTCAACCCGACGGCGGCGTCGGCGTCGGCCTCGATCACGGTGATTTCCCACGACATCCCGAACGAGTTCACCGACGACGACTTGACCGACATTCAGCTGTCGATCAAGTCGATCGCGAGCGACCAGACGGGCGACATTCGTGCGTTCGGGAGCGGTATCACCGACGCGGAGACCGCGAACGTCATCGGTGACTCGATGACGCTCGTCATGCCCGTGGTCGTCCTCCTGTTGCTTGCCTTCCTTGCGATCTCGTACCGGGACCCGATCGACCTCGCGCTGGGGCTTCTGGCGCTGTTGATGACGGTCATCTGGACGTTCGGTTTCCTCGGATACTCCGGGATTCCGTTCAACCAGCAGATGGTCTCCGTTCCTGTCTTGTTGTTGGCCGTCGGGGTCGACTTCGGGATTCATATCGTCAACCGGTATCGTGAGGAAACCGTCCAGGGGTACGAACCGCTCGAGGCGATGCGGACCGCGAACAATCAGCTTATGGTCGCGTTCGTCATTGTCACGGTGACGACCGTCTTCGGGTTCGGGGCGAACGTGATCTCGGACCTCGGCCCCATCCGGAACATGGGAATCGCCTCGAGTGTCGGGATCATCTTCACGTTCTTCATCTTCGGAATCTTCCTTCCGGCAGCCAAGCTGGAGGTCGACCAACTTCGCGAGCGGTTCGGCATCCCCGAGTTCGGCTCGGACCCGATCGCATCCGAGGACTCGTCCCTCGGACGCCTCCTTGCGATGCCCGCCAAGGCGAGTCGCCACGCACCGCTCGTGTTCGTCATCGTACTCATCGTCATAGGAGGCGCGGCGGCCGGGTACGGGGCGGGAGTTGATACCTCATTCGACACTGAGGACTTCCTGCCTCCCGAAGAGCAACCCGCGTACGTCTCATACGTCCCGGCCCCGCTCGCCCCCAACGAGTACACGGTAACGGAAACGATCAACCTCCTCGAAGACAAGTTCGCGACGGACCAAGACGAATCCGTCAAGATATACGTCGAAGGATCGTTCGAGGACGACCACGCGCTCGAGGCTCTGGCCGACCCGAACGACGATCCACCGAGCAACCTCGCAGTCGGCTCCGGCGGCGAAGCGGAGGCACGGAGCATCATCACGGTCATCCAAGCCCACGCCGCCGAAGATCCCGAGTTCGCCGCGCTCGTCGATCGGAACGATCGGAACGACAACGACATCCCCGATCGGAACCTCGATCTGATCTACGACGAACTGTTCGCGTCGTCGGCCGGCTCGCAGGCGGAACAGTATCTGACCGAAGACCGACGCAAGGCCCAGGTCGAGTACGCCATCGACGGCGATGCGTCCCAGCAGGCGGTGGCCGCGGACGCCGCCGAGTTCGCCACCGACTTCCGCTACGAAGCGACGGCAACGGGGAATATCGTCGTCTTCGCAGCGGTGACCGACCTGATCTTCTCGTCGTCGGTCCAAGGCCTGATCCTCGCAATCGGCTTGACTGCCGTGTTCCTCGTCATCACGTACGCCGCACTCGAGCGAAAGCCGTTACTCGGGATCGTCAACGTGTTCCCGATCCTGATCGCGATCGCGCTCTTGATTGCCACGATGCGGCTCCTCGGCATGTCGCTGAACGCGCTGACAGGGACGATCCTGTCGATTTCCGTCGGGCTCGGGATCGCATACTCCGTCCACACGACACACCGGTTCGTCGACGAACTCAGTGAAACGAACGATGCGTTCACTGCGATTACGAGGACGCTTTCGGGAACCGGCGGTGCGCTCATGGGAAGTATGCTCACGACTTCGCTCGGAACCGGTGCGCTCGCACTGGCGATTACGCCCGTACTCGGGGACTTCGGCCTGTTGATGGCGCTGAGCGTCGCCTACTCGTTCGTTACGTCGATCGTCGCCCTCCCGCCGGCGATGTTGCTGTGGGCCAGATACAACGACTCCACGAGTCTCTGGAAGCGACTGGTCGCCACGAGCGACGTCTACGAGTGA
- a CDS encoding DUF3784 domain-containing protein, translated as MATDSAIVLLVTGGFVGALGFLIKYFGAVRLIAGYDPDRVADEEGLADFIGTNTLYVAALVFLVAGVEYTDSFGGSDVVWIGFVVGVVGLAARMIVGARRYEESQ; from the coding sequence ATGGCTACCGACTCGGCCATCGTTCTCCTCGTAACTGGTGGGTTCGTCGGGGCACTCGGGTTCCTGATCAAGTACTTCGGTGCGGTCCGGCTGATCGCGGGCTACGATCCGGACCGGGTGGCCGACGAGGAAGGCCTGGCGGACTTCATCGGAACCAATACGCTGTACGTGGCGGCGCTCGTTTTCCTCGTCGCCGGCGTGGAGTACACGGATTCGTTCGGCGGTTCGGACGTGGTCTGGATCGGCTTCGTCGTCGGCGTCGTCGGGCTTGCCGCTCGGATGATCGTCGGCGCTCGCCGCTACGAAGAGTCACAATAG
- a CDS encoding bifunctional ADP-dependent NAD(P)H-hydrate dehydratase/NAD(P)H-hydrate epimerase — protein sequence MITGERMAAVDENAAALGVPRKQLMESSGGAVARAVREAADPGASVAVVAGRGNNGGDAFVAARFLDEYDVTTLLLGRADRIGTEIARENWAALQRADYETHEVTDSSAVDLPEADVIVDAMLGTGISGELREPAATAAAAINAADATVVSVDVPSGFDADGGDHADNGVDADRVVTFHETKPGLDDLDAAVTVADIGIPAAAERFVGPGDVALARPDGREGRPNVIGGGPYTGAPALAAQAALRASAELSFVAAPDSVAGEIQGYSEDLIVQPYDSEVLTPDVADDLLETAERYDNVVVIGPGLGAADETLEATRQFLSGYTGRAVVDADALAVVPEIETDATLVCTPNRGELARMGGPDTDDLAAAADEIEAFAADLGHVVLAKGANDVITDGERTRISRSGTVGMKVGGTGDTLAGIVAALLEHADPLEAAAAGAHVNGLAGERLAERDDYGLLASELVGELPAVLWGDGDE from the coding sequence ATGATTACAGGCGAGCGGATGGCCGCCGTCGACGAGAACGCCGCGGCGCTCGGCGTCCCGCGAAAGCAGTTGATGGAATCGAGCGGGGGCGCCGTCGCTCGCGCGGTCCGCGAAGCGGCGGACCCGGGCGCGAGCGTCGCCGTCGTCGCCGGCCGCGGGAACAACGGCGGGGACGCCTTCGTCGCGGCCCGGTTTCTCGATGAGTACGACGTAACGACGCTGTTGCTGGGCCGGGCCGACCGGATCGGCACGGAGATCGCTCGCGAGAACTGGGCGGCCCTCCAGCGGGCCGACTACGAGACACACGAGGTCACGGACTCGAGCGCGGTCGACCTCCCCGAGGCGGACGTGATCGTCGATGCGATGCTCGGGACGGGAATCAGCGGCGAGTTGCGGGAACCGGCCGCCACCGCGGCCGCGGCGATCAACGCCGCCGACGCGACGGTCGTCTCGGTCGATGTCCCCTCCGGGTTCGACGCCGACGGCGGCGACCACGCCGACAACGGCGTCGACGCCGATCGGGTCGTCACCTTCCACGAGACGAAGCCGGGGCTCGACGATCTCGACGCGGCGGTCACGGTCGCGGATATCGGCATCCCGGCAGCCGCAGAACGATTCGTCGGCCCCGGTGACGTGGCCCTCGCGCGGCCGGACGGTCGCGAGGGTCGACCCAACGTCATCGGCGGCGGTCCCTACACCGGCGCGCCGGCGCTGGCCGCACAGGCCGCCCTGCGGGCCAGCGCGGAACTGTCCTTCGTCGCTGCCCCCGATTCCGTCGCCGGCGAGATCCAGGGCTACAGCGAGGATCTGATCGTCCAGCCCTACGACAGCGAGGTGCTGACGCCCGACGTGGCCGACGACCTGCTCGAGACGGCCGAGCGCTACGACAACGTCGTCGTCATCGGCCCCGGCCTCGGGGCCGCCGACGAGACCCTCGAGGCGACCCGCCAGTTCCTCTCGGGCTACACGGGCCGGGCGGTCGTCGACGCCGACGCGCTCGCGGTCGTCCCCGAAATCGAGACCGACGCGACGCTGGTCTGTACGCCCAACCGGGGCGAACTGGCACGGATGGGCGGCCCGGACACCGACGATCTGGCGGCCGCGGCCGACGAGATCGAGGCCTTCGCGGCCGATCTGGGACACGTCGTCCTCGCGAAGGGTGCAAACGACGTGATCACCGACGGCGAGCGGACGCGGATCAGCCGCTCGGGTACCGTCGGCATGAAAGTCGGCGGCACCGGGGACACGCTCGCCGGGATCGTCGCGGCGTTGCTCGAGCATGCCGACCCGCTCGAGGCCGCCGCAGCGGGCGCGCACGTCAACGGGCTCGCGGGCGAACGCCTCGCCGAGCGCGACGATTACGGCCTCCTCGCGTCGGAACTGGTCGGGGAACTCCCGGCGGTCCTCTGGGGTGACGGCGATGAGTGA
- a CDS encoding UPF0058 family protein produces MKKQELIHLHGLLAEVSNQCAEWDNCQIDLEKYEAKGIRPTSIHKSKTDHKAAVFALAGGITKNMREEGEQEAVAATAD; encoded by the coding sequence ATGAAGAAGCAGGAGCTCATTCACCTTCACGGCCTTCTCGCGGAGGTATCGAACCAGTGCGCCGAGTGGGACAACTGTCAGATCGATCTCGAGAAATACGAAGCGAAAGGGATCCGACCGACATCCATCCATAAATCGAAGACCGACCACAAGGCCGCTGTTTTTGCACTCGCCGGGGGAATCACGAAGAACATGCGTGAGGAAGGGGAGCAGGAAGCAGTCGCCGCTACTGCCGACTGA
- a CDS encoding acylphosphatase, with protein sequence MTDRTRAHVFVSGTVQGVYYRANTRDTAQENDVDGWVKNLEDGRVEAVFEGPDDAVEAMVEWCHTGSPAAEVDDVTVEYEEPRDEDGFEIRY encoded by the coding sequence ATGACCGACCGAACCCGCGCACACGTTTTCGTCTCCGGAACGGTACAGGGCGTCTACTACCGCGCGAACACCCGTGATACGGCCCAAGAGAACGACGTCGACGGCTGGGTGAAAAACCTCGAGGACGGTCGCGTCGAGGCGGTCTTCGAGGGCCCCGATGACGCCGTCGAAGCGATGGTCGAGTGGTGTCACACGGGCAGTCCCGCCGCCGAAGTCGACGACGTCACGGTCGAATACGAGGAGCCTCGAGACGAGGACGGGTTCGAGATCCGGTACTGA
- a CDS encoding transcription initiation factor IIB: MTDTSIRTYTNEREAETEDETTVSDEQEHCPECGGRLVSDDEHAETVCTDCGLVVEEDEIDRGPEWRAFDAAEKDEKSRVGAPTTNMMHDQGLSTNIGWQDKDAYGRSLSSRQRQKMQRLRTWNERFRTRDSKERNLKQALGEIDRMASALGLPENVRETASVIYRRALEEDLLPGRSIEGVATASLYAAARQAGTPRSLDEISAVSRVEKMELTRTYRYIIRELGLEVKPADPEHYVPRFVSDLDLSDETERMARELLESARQEGVHSGKSPVGLAAASVYAAALLTNEKVTQNEVSDVASISEVTIRNRYKELLEASDTAAPA; encoded by the coding sequence ATGACAGATACGAGCATCCGAACCTATACGAACGAGCGAGAGGCGGAGACCGAGGACGAGACCACGGTATCCGACGAGCAGGAACACTGCCCCGAGTGTGGTGGCCGACTGGTTTCCGACGACGAACACGCCGAGACGGTCTGTACGGACTGTGGCCTCGTGGTCGAGGAAGACGAGATCGACCGCGGCCCCGAATGGCGTGCGTTCGACGCTGCCGAGAAAGACGAGAAGTCCCGCGTCGGCGCGCCGACGACCAACATGATGCACGACCAGGGGCTCTCGACCAACATCGGCTGGCAGGACAAGGACGCCTACGGCCGCTCGCTCTCGAGCCGCCAGCGCCAGAAGATGCAGCGCCTGCGCACCTGGAACGAGCGGTTCCGAACCCGTGACTCCAAGGAGCGCAACCTCAAGCAGGCGCTGGGCGAGATCGACCGGATGGCCTCTGCCCTTGGTCTCCCCGAGAACGTCCGCGAGACGGCAAGCGTCATCTACCGGCGCGCCCTCGAGGAGGACCTGCTGCCGGGCCGCTCGATCGAGGGCGTCGCGACCGCGTCGCTGTACGCCGCCGCCCGACAGGCCGGCACCCCCCGCAGTCTCGACGAGATTTCGGCGGTCAGCCGCGTCGAGAAGATGGAACTGACCCGCACGTACCGCTACATCATTCGGGAACTCGGCCTCGAGGTCAAGCCGGCCGACCCCGAACACTACGTGCCCCGTTTCGTCAGCGACCTCGACCTCTCGGACGAAACCGAGCGCATGGCGCGTGAACTGCTCGAGTCCGCGCGACAGGAGGGCGTCCACAGTGGCAAGTCCCCGGTCGGCCTCGCGGCCGCCTCGGTCTATGCCGCCGCCCTCTTGACCAACGAGAAGGTCACCCAGAACGAGGTCAGCGACGTCGCCAGTATCTCCGAGGTCACCATCCGCAACCGCTACAAAGAACTGCTCGAGGCCTCCGATACGGCCGCACCTGCGTAA
- a CDS encoding COG1361 S-layer family protein — protein MKPLNQLASLLVVVLVVTAGVGPAVAQSSSGQVVGQPDISIETSAGKLTPGTTVELPLSITNRGQIDRAGPQQYEDRVTTARGLSMSFQDEESPLEVNSGSVAVGNVPTGTRDVSPVEITVPEGLDPGVYELPVEYEYSYTRVAEYGASTEYNDLTRTRTATVEIEVDDKPRFDVVGVDSSAQIGDRNDVAVTLRNTGTETARDASVTAQSKTKELTFGAGPASSTGYVGDWEPGETKTANYSVGLSDDAPHRGYSVDLSVDYTDSNGIDQTSRQLEAGIPTTAEQSFGLENVSSTLRVGEDGSISGTVTNTGPKPVGSAVVQFTDDDSPNVIPIERSVAVGSLKPGESKSFRLPIEVSSEAEAGAKLLDFAVRYRNSEAEIRQYTKLDVTADIAPERDQFDVDIQESTITAGGEQAITVSVTNELNQTVTDVEARIFADDPLDTGDDDTGYVESLEPGESVTMTFELSASESATEKTYPVSFDFRYDDERNKSQLSNTIRVPMSVTTDDGGFPLSLVLITGSLLIGAVGVFWYRRD, from the coding sequence ATGAAGCCGCTTAATCAACTCGCGTCGCTGCTCGTGGTCGTATTGGTCGTGACTGCGGGAGTCGGACCCGCAGTCGCACAGTCGTCGTCGGGTCAGGTCGTCGGGCAGCCGGATATCTCGATCGAGACGTCGGCCGGGAAGCTGACGCCGGGAACGACAGTCGAGTTGCCGCTGTCGATTACGAACCGCGGACAGATCGACCGCGCCGGCCCGCAGCAGTACGAGGACCGCGTCACCACTGCGCGCGGTCTGTCGATGTCATTTCAGGACGAGGAGTCCCCGTTGGAGGTAAATAGCGGTTCAGTCGCCGTCGGTAACGTGCCGACGGGAACGAGGGACGTCTCGCCGGTCGAGATCACCGTTCCGGAGGGGCTCGATCCCGGCGTCTACGAGCTTCCGGTCGAATACGAGTACTCGTACACTCGAGTTGCGGAGTATGGTGCGAGTACCGAATACAACGACCTCACGCGAACGCGGACGGCGACGGTCGAGATCGAAGTGGACGACAAACCACGGTTCGACGTCGTCGGCGTCGACTCGAGCGCACAGATCGGCGATCGAAACGACGTCGCGGTAACGCTTCGGAACACGGGAACCGAGACGGCACGTGACGCGAGCGTGACGGCACAGTCGAAGACGAAAGAACTGACGTTCGGCGCCGGTCCGGCGAGTTCGACGGGATACGTCGGCGACTGGGAACCGGGTGAAACGAAAACCGCAAACTACAGCGTCGGACTGTCGGACGATGCGCCACATCGCGGCTACTCCGTCGATCTCTCCGTCGATTATACCGATTCCAACGGCATCGATCAAACCTCTCGCCAGTTAGAGGCGGGTATCCCCACCACCGCCGAACAGTCGTTCGGCCTCGAAAACGTTTCCTCGACACTTCGCGTGGGCGAAGACGGGAGTATCTCAGGGACCGTCACGAACACGGGCCCGAAACCGGTCGGGAGCGCCGTCGTTCAGTTCACCGACGACGACTCGCCGAACGTGATCCCTATCGAACGGTCCGTCGCCGTCGGATCACTCAAACCCGGAGAATCGAAGTCGTTCCGACTGCCGATCGAAGTGAGCAGCGAGGCCGAAGCCGGAGCGAAATTGCTGGACTTCGCCGTCCGCTATCGGAACTCCGAGGCGGAGATCCGTCAGTACACCAAACTCGACGTGACTGCCGATATCGCTCCCGAACGTGATCAGTTCGATGTCGATATACAGGAGTCGACGATCACGGCCGGCGGCGAGCAAGCGATCACCGTCTCGGTCACGAACGAACTAAATCAGACCGTGACCGATGTCGAGGCGCGTATCTTCGCCGACGACCCGCTCGACACCGGTGACGACGACACGGGTTACGTCGAGTCGCTCGAGCCCGGCGAGTCGGTCACCATGACGTTCGAACTGAGCGCGTCGGAGTCGGCGACAGAAAAGACGTACCCGGTCTCCTTTGACTTCCGATACGACGACGAACGGAACAAGAGCCAGCTTTCGAACACGATTCGCGTGCCGATGTCCGTTACGACCGACGACGGCGGCTTCCCGCTATCGCTGGTCCTCATCACGGGCTCGCTTCTCATCGGCGCGGTCGGCGTGTTCTGGTATCGGAGGGACTAA
- a CDS encoding DNA-3-methyladenine glycosylase family protein — protein sequence MATGTIELAELAGGLDLYRTLESGQSYLWRREDGEMYHGDPAPGAWYSTVVDGDVIRVRSRDDRLEWASTTDAEPTVRRLLCLDDDLEAIVAAGPDDPLLREAYEAHRGLRLVQDPPFGCLIAFICSAQMRVSRIHGMVRALAREYGSPIAFDGETYHAFPTPEQLAAATEAELRDLGLGYRAPYVVRTAEMVADGEAHPAAARDLEYEAARAYLTQFVGVGDKVADCVLLFSLGFDEAVPLDTWIRSAIEEYYPDCDRGSYADTSRAIRERLGGEYAGYAQTYIFHHLRTGD from the coding sequence ATGGCGACGGGCACGATCGAACTCGCGGAACTCGCCGGTGGACTCGATCTGTATCGGACCCTCGAGAGCGGACAGAGCTACCTCTGGCGACGCGAGGACGGCGAGATGTATCACGGGGACCCCGCGCCCGGCGCGTGGTACTCGACGGTCGTCGACGGCGACGTGATCCGTGTTCGGTCTCGCGACGATCGCCTCGAGTGGGCATCGACGACCGACGCCGAGCCGACCGTCCGTCGACTTCTGTGTCTGGACGACGACCTCGAGGCGATCGTCGCGGCCGGACCGGACGATCCCCTACTCCGGGAGGCCTATGAGGCCCACCGCGGGCTGCGTCTGGTTCAGGATCCGCCCTTCGGCTGTCTGATCGCGTTCATCTGCTCGGCACAGATGCGGGTGAGTCGGATCCATGGGATGGTCAGGGCGCTGGCTCGGGAGTACGGCAGTCCGATCGCCTTCGACGGCGAGACCTACCACGCGTTCCCGACGCCCGAGCAGCTGGCGGCCGCGACCGAGGCCGAACTCCGCGATCTCGGATTAGGGTATCGCGCCCCTTATGTCGTCCGGACCGCCGAGATGGTCGCCGACGGAGAAGCGCATCCGGCCGCGGCACGGGACCTCGAGTACGAGGCCGCCCGGGCGTACCTGACGCAGTTCGTCGGTGTCGGTGACAAGGTCGCCGACTGCGTCCTGCTGTTCTCGCTGGGCTTCGACGAGGCTGTCCCGCTCGATACGTGGATCAGGTCGGCGATAGAGGAGTACTACCCCGACTGCGATCGAGGGTCGTACGCTGATACTTCTCGAGCGATCCGGGAACGACTCGGTGGGGAGTATGCGGGGTACGCCCAGACGTACATTTTCCATCACTTACGAACCGGCGACTGA
- a CDS encoding DUF555 domain-containing protein, producing the protein MNCRVVVEAAVPVFDVETPDEAIRIAISKTGEMLNPDLNYVEINMGERTSPSGEELPPAFIAADEALVALELEMTVFNVEREEHASRIARKEIGQRLENIPLEVTQIEIIEDEDAEDETDDESAGTGSADDEAVESPTDIDEDESDDEEILPEFEDLVE; encoded by the coding sequence ATGAATTGCAGGGTTGTCGTCGAAGCTGCCGTGCCGGTATTCGACGTCGAAACACCGGACGAGGCGATCCGTATCGCCATCTCGAAGACGGGCGAGATGTTGAACCCTGACCTGAACTACGTCGAGATCAACATGGGCGAGCGTACCTCTCCGTCCGGAGAGGAACTGCCCCCCGCGTTCATCGCGGCCGACGAGGCACTCGTCGCGCTCGAACTGGAGATGACCGTCTTCAACGTCGAGCGCGAGGAACACGCCTCCCGAATCGCGCGCAAGGAGATCGGCCAACGCCTCGAGAACATCCCGCTCGAGGTCACGCAAATCGAGATCATCGAAGACGAAGACGCCGAGGACGAAACGGACGACGAATCGGCCGGAACCGGGTCGGCCGACGACGAAGCCGTCGAGTCGCCGACCGACATCGACGAGGACGAGAGTGACGACGAGGAAATCCTCCCTGAGTTCGAGGATCTCGTCGAGTAG